AAAACATCCCGGCCATTGTGAAAAAGGTCATGCCCACGCGCATTCGGATCGAGTTCATGGCCTGGGAAGCGGGCGGATGGGTGGCGCGCACACGCACCATTGCCATTACAAATGTGTCCCCGCGTGATGCCCTGGTACCCAGGATTGATCAAGCGGGCAGCGGTGTAAAATCAATCCCCGCCTACTGACTATCTGCCCAACGAAAGCCCGCTCTCAGGTGTGTGCACCCGATGCTTGGCTCGCTCCTGCTGAGGCACATCCACCGCAATGCCCCGCCCCCCCTCGTAACTGACATCGTACGGCTGGCCGACTTTCGGCTCACCCTTGAACAGGCTCCGAGCGTGCTTCACGATGCCATCGTCGGAAAATTGCCACACGTGTCGATCGTTGACATGCACGATCGCACTGGAATATGCAGCCGATTCCCGCGTTTGGGTTGGGTCTTTGGCATCGGCAAGCTGGTAGATACCCCTTGGCAAACCTGCCTCCGGCTTAACCTCCAGGCACACCCACTGGCCGTCGATGACCATCTCAATCTGGCGACTGCCATTCAATACACAGATCTTGAGCGAGCGCTCAGGCTTCATCAGCACCGAAGGGAGATACCCTTTCATAACCACCTCATTTTTTGTTTTTCTTTGATTGTACCGGTTGATGTGGTAATAAATCTATTAATCGACGAGATCGTCGCTATACCCAATGGCATCAGATCCAGAATCCGGGTCGTTCTCAGTGCAGACACCCTTGCGAACCAGCCTGGCCAGCGCCTGGCGCTCGTGAAAACGCGCCCGTGAGTTGACAAACTTCTTGGCGCCGCACTTGTCCCTGGCGATCCCGCGCTTGCCGTTGGTGTGGCTGGTGCACGTTGCATACGCAGTGACTTCCCTGTCGGAAAGCTCCAGGCGGCGCGAGTTGCCACCAACAATGTAGCGAGCAAAGACAGCCCTGGGGTCGCGGGTTTCTTTAAAATTGCGTCGATGATTGGTTTTCATGTACCACCTTCAAACGTATGTGTTGAACCAGGTTACGAAACGCCGCCAGCGGCTGTGATCCTGGGGTGCTGGCGCGGGCGGCGACTGGGTAGGCTCGGCTGGTCGCGGCAATGCCTGTTTGGGGCCGTAGCGCTCCTCCCGCCAGGGGTTGCCAATGTCATGGTCGCCACGCTGCTCCCAATAGCCAGGGATCTTCTCCTGCAAAAATTCAATGCGCCTCAGCCATTTCGGCGACTTCCAGAAGTACAGGGAGGGGATGACCAGGCGATAGGGCCCGCCATGCTCCGTGCTGATCGGGGCGCCATCGTAGGTGTGTGCGAGCATGGACTGTGATGCCAGCAGATCAGACAGGCGAACGTTGACCGTGTAGTCATCTTCGCAGTGCAGGAGGACGTAGGGGGCGCGCTCATCGATCCCAAGGCCTGCGACCAGGTCGGTCAGGAGGACACCCTCCCATTGGCTGTCCAGCCGTGTCCAGCTGGTGACACAATGGATATCGGCGCTGATCCTCGACTGAGGGAGGCTGGCGATCGCCTGGTGATCGAGCACCCTGGGCTGCCTGACGCACCCCCAGTGCCAACGTCCACGCCTCGATCGCGATCTCGGGCTGTACTCCCAAATCCAGCACAGGCAAGCCTTTCACCAGGCCTTGCCCCGGTGGAATGCGCGAATTTCCCGGCTGGGCCTTATCGCCCGTGAGGAAGCGGCCTTCCTCGGCAAATTTCAGTTTGGCGGCAATCAGCTTCCCAGGATCTTTCACGGCGATGTTCTCCCAAACCCGCAGGGCCGAGGCCCTCATTCAAAATGACGAGGCGACGCACAGTCCTAGCCAACCTTCTGACAGAGGTTTGTTCCCGCAGGCCTTCAAGTGAAACGCTATTGTCGCCTCAATCCCGCCACGGGTAAATGCCTTATCGGCTATTCGGGTTAAACATATATTGACCGATTAAGAAATTGTCCCCATCATGTGCGCCACTGACGCCGAAGCCTATGCCGACAAGATGCACTACACCCCGGAGCAGCTTGTCCAGCTTCGTGCGATCGACAAGTACAGCGAGGCCTGTGCCAAGTCGACCTGCCAATGGCGCCATGCCGGTGACCCTGCCTGCTGCGAATTGAGCGCGCAAGGCCTGGCACCTGCTGCCAGGCAGTAGGTTGTCATAGGGCCAGGTGCATAGGTGTGCACAGGGTCTTACCGGAATAAAGGCAATATCCACTTAACCGATAGTCGTGACACCAAGGAGCATCCATGAACTTGATCAAAACCCTGCCGCTGGTCTTCGCCCTCATAGTCGGCGCGGCCCATGCGGAACCGAACAACGTAGTTATCTCGATCGACGCCCCAGGTCTTTCTTCGGCACTGACGACCCAAGTTGGTCGTTCGGCCACGGTCAGCTCGGGCGAATTGCAATCTCCTCCCAGCCAGGCGCTCTGCATTACCATGGACGTGAACCCTGCCGAGGGCCCGGACAAACTATCTGTCGTGTTGAATACGGTCAGTGCAACCACGGTCACCGTTCTACCCACCAACAGTGACGCCACCGGGGTCAGGGCTTACGTCGGGTTCACGGAACAGGCGCTCAAAGACCAAAAGTTGGTCGCAGCCAGCAAAGACTGTACCTTGCCCACAGGCATGACCAGCTCGACCACCAAGAGCATGTTTGTTGAATTTGTCTGGGGGGAGCCGAAAAAGATCGACCTGCCAGATGGCCAAGCCCTAAGCATCACGATCAACAACCCAGAAGCTGCAGGTCAGTAGCAGAGCCTCACGGTGCCAGCCCCTTGTCTCGCGCCTGACCTGGCAATCAAGCTTCGTCAGGCGCCGAGGTATCAGCGGCGGCGGTGGCCCTCAGGTGAGCCTGAGCCAATTTCACTAGGCTAAGCTGATAGGCGACTGCAATAGTGGCAAAGCCGAGGGTAATGATCAGCGAACTGATCACGTCGAACGAGAAAAATCCAAGCCCCTCGCTGAGTTTTGTGGTGATCCGCACCAGATGCATACCAGCAAAGAATGCCAGCAGCAAGGGGATTGCCACTTGGGCGCTGGGTCTTCGGTATTTGTCTGATGGTGCCATAATCTTCTCCTGTGCTGCTCGATCGCCAGTCTTCTGTCGAACTGGCGTCTTGCCGTTGGAATAGTCAGAAGGTTCAGGAGCCAGACTTCTCAGAAGCGGCCTGTTCCTGGATGTGTTCATTGCCTTCGGCTGGAATTGCCCTGCGCATTTTTAATAGGTAGGCCACACCCATGCCTGCGAACCCCAGTGAAATTAGAAAGTTGCCAGCCACTTCGGTCGAGAGGAGATTGTGGCCCTCGTGGATGAAAGTGGCGGTTTTGACCAGGTTGATCCCCGCACAGGCAATCCACACCAGGCCAAATACAAGGTCGGCGTTCCAGCGTTTTGTTATTGTTTTCATGTTATTTTCCAGTTGTTGTTATTGTAGATTCAGGAGCACACGACCCGAGGGCCGGGGTACTCGGCCAGGGCATTGTCCAGTCGGTCTTGGGCGTTACAGTGAGTGCAGGCTTTGTCGGCTCGGGGCTGGCATTTGCCGTGCGGGCGCTTGATGTCGTACAGATCCTGCATCACCCCGTGATACAGTGCCGATTCCTCGCGCAGCCGCACTATATTCACGGCGCGCTGCACGCGCAGTTCACGCTGTGGCTGTTCAAGCGAAATGATCATGGTTCGATGAATCGAACCCAGTTTCCAGGTGTGCAGATGCGCCTCTTGCGCATTCAGGAAGGGGCCATAGGCCGTTACGCCGGTCTCCCACAGACTGCCCTCGATGATGAGTGCCCTCGGGCTGTGCGCAAGCGCCTGTCGACGCTCAGGCGCCTCCAGTGCATACTGTGCCGCGACCTCGCTGGCCAGGGTCGTATCGAGGGCAAGCGCCAGGTGACCGCTTTCGGCAAGCGCCTCGTCACTCGGCGTATCGCGGGTGAACCCAAGCAGCCTGATCCCCTGGCCGAACGCTTCGGGCCGCTGGAATATGGCGTAGTGGTGCAGGGAGTGCATGTGGCCTCCAGGGCAGTCGGCATGTTCCAGCACGGCTTTGCCGGCTGGGCTGCTTGTCGCGGTCGTCGCGCCTTGGGATTGTGGCGCTGCCAATGCTTCGGACTGGACATTGATCGCAAAAACGGTGACCGGCTCTGCTCCAAAATGCGGATGCGTCAGCGTGATTACGCGAAAGCCTTTCCAGGGCAGTCGCAGCCGCCTGGAGGCGTCATCGCGGCGTGGGTAGCCTCGCGTCAGCTCGATGCACGAATAGTCGCGGCCCTCCAGGCGCTTGCGCCAATAGGGCGTGACCAGGCGATATTCCTCCTGTTTGGTACCAGCCAGGATCGCGTCGAAGTATTCCCCCTTGAGGGCCAGGGTCAGCGTTGTCATGGTTGGTAATCAACCTCGGGGCAGTCTGCAAAGGGATGGGTTTTCATCATTCAACCGAACAGATCCGCCGTCACACCTGGTGCGGATTGTGCGTCTTGTGCGGACGGAACGGTGGGGGCGTTGGCCTCAGACGTGTTCCGATTAGTCCGCCAGGCTGTGGCCTCCTCAGGAGTTCCCAGGCGACCCGTGGCCCTGCGCATTGCACACATGGCGCCCGCTTCGGCCCAGGTGATCGCCACTGCACCGTTTTTGATGGCAATGGCCTTTTTGCTTTGGGCGATGTCGTAGTGACTGTGATGGCGGGGTGGTGCCTGATGCCAACGCCGGGCGACGCCAATCGCGTCCGCCATCGCATGCAGCTCTTCGTCGCTGTCTGCAATCATGTGGCACATCACCATGTTGCCGAATTTGGCCTTCATGTCGTCAACGTAGACGGTCATAGAACAATCCCTTCGGGTGCTGTCTGTTTGGCTGGGCATCGAGGACGGTGAGCCACAGGGCAAACCTGTCCAACAGAGAATTCAATATAGCATATAAGGCGTCAACGGTCGCGGCCAGTTTCCTGCCCAGGCATCACGAGCTCTCGATGAGCAATTGATTGAGCGCGAGCAGCGGCTGATCCACCTTGTCGTGCTGGTTGATTGAGCGTTTGAACACCGCATTGAGGTCGCGATGAAAGGTGTCCAGGCGCGCCGAGAGCTCGCGTAGCAGGTTGTGTTGGCCAAGGTCGTAGTAGAGGATGACCAGGGTGCGAGCGTGCGGATCATCAGGATCTTGCGCCCTGTTTCCAGGCGATTTCGGCAGTCAACGTACAAGTCGGCATTGAAGAGCAGCGGGTTGTTTCCTGTGCCGTGACCTACAGTCGAGCCGGCCTCCCTAATGTTCTCCAGCGAATCGAAATGCAACCCGAGGAACGTGCGATGGGTGGTACCGGTCTCGGGCTGAACGACCTCGTAGAAATGAACTACTCCAACCAATTGCATAAGCAAATGGGTGGAGTTTCACGGGCTAACAGCTCCCGTCTCGGCCTGTTCCACACCGGATAGGCGCTACAGGTTTCCCATGCAGAGCCCAATTCAAAGCCACTCGTGCCGAGGCCGCGTCTCGCGGCTCGCGATGCCCACAGGGGCACTGATGAATACGCTCAGCCAGGGTCTTTTTTACTACCTGCCCGCAGGCAGGGCAGGTCTGACTTGGCTTCGCTTTTCGGGTCGGCACGTCAACGAATTCGCCACCAGTTTCCTTCACTTTGTAGCGAATCAATTGATTGAATAATGCAGGAGCCGTATCGAGAATTTCTCGATTCAGCCCGGATTTCTGTGCAACATTTTTTCCAGGCGCTTCCAGGTTGCCCTTGGCACTGCGGGTCATGTTCCGTACCTGCAGCTCTTCCATGGCGATCAGCGCATTGTGCTCTGCCTGGCTGGCGCTGACCTTGTGAAGAAAGTCCAGGCGCTGCCGAGACTGTTGGGCACGGGCGGCGCCAAGGGCTTTGACGGCCCGTTTCCGACGCTGCGACCCCCGCTTTTTACGCGACACGGCTTGTTGCAGCGCGGCGATGTATTCTGCTGAACAGCGGTGGTAGCGAGGATTCTCTATCACCCGATGCCCGCCGAATTCATCGGCGATGGTCAGGAACTGGGCAACGCCCCAGTCGATACCCACCGCCGCGTCAGACGTACGTGTGCGCTCGATAAGTTTGGGTTCGACCGTCAACGAGAGCCACCAGGTGCCATTGCGAAACAACAGATCCGAAGCACAGACACGCCCGCCCTGACGGGCGCGGCCCCGACAACGGATATGGCCAACACCACCGATACGCAGAGAACCGTGCTTCCAATCTGCGCCAGGGGTAAACCGCCAGCCATCACCATGGCCCTTGAAGCTGAAACCGGGGTAACGCTGCAGGGATTTGAAGCGCGGGTAACCCGGTGTTTCACCGGCTTTAATGCGCCTGAAAAATGCCTGGAACGCCTTGTCCAGTTTGCGCAAGGTCATTTGCTGGCTGGAACAGTTGGCAAACGTCCATTCGGGCAAGCTCTGCCGAATGAGGGTCAGTGACTTGCATTGATCAGCGTAGGAGATGGATTTGCCGCATTTCTGCCAGGCCTCAGTGCGTTCCTGCAGCGCGGCGTTGTAAAGTTGCTGATGACTGCGCAGCAGTTCGAGCAGCAGGATTTCCTGCTGTTTCGAGGGGTAGAGCTTATAGCTCACCTTGCGCTTTTCAGTGTCATCGGCCAAGATGGTACCATGACTCAAATCCATGTAAACACCCTAAACCATTGCGCGCATTCACTCAACTATCATTTGGTTATGGTGACTAAATACCGCAAAAAATGCCTGACCGGAGCGATGCTCGATGAGTTTTCGCAACAGGCCCGTGAACGCTGCTTGGCGTGGGGCGGAGAGGCGAAGGAAATCAATGGTGAGGTCGACCATGTTCACCTGCTGATCGAGCTGCCTCCGTCAGTGGCCATCGCTGATTTTGTCAACGCCTTGAAGACGGGCACCAGTCGACGCCTGCGAAATCTCTTTGCCGACCACCTGGCTCAGTTTTACCAGAAGCCAACGCTATGGAGTCGAAGCTATTTCATCGCGAGCTGCGGAGGCGCCCCGCTGGAGGTGATCAAACAGTACGTGCAACAACAGGAAAGACCTGGGCACTGACGTGCCCGCGATTCCCCTCCACCCAATTCCATTGGAAATGGATGGAGCCCCCTCGCTTCAGGTGGGCATTGAGTCCTCCTTGTTATCCATCTCGATTATAGTGATAATTGGTTGATCGGAAAAGCCGACCATTTCCCCGACCGCCCGGTGCCTCATGAAAATTTCGACCTTGATCTTGGGCCTGACCTTGGCCTACTCCGCACTGTACGCTCATGCCGGTGACAAGCCGGCGCCGATCGAACTGCCTGCCATCCACATCACGGCGCCAGCGCCTGATGCGACAGAGACGCTCCAGACCACGGATGCTGAGCTTGCAGCTGATCAAGCAGACGAGCAACCAGCAAATGATGAGAAAGCCGGCAAGCCCATCATCTACTGAGCGCCTATGAAGTCGCCCCATGCGTTATCAACGGGCTTCTTAGGTCAAGCTCCGGGTTTACCCTGCGCCTGGCGCGGTACGCTGCCATCGGCATGAGCCCATCGGATGGCTGAAAACACTGGGGCAGTAACTCCTTAAGTGATATATTGGGTTGAAGCCCAAAGAGGAGACCGCCATGCTCGGCCCCATTACAGCTCAGCGACGCAAAAGAAAGCATGAACGCACTCTGTCCCTGCTCTCGACCATTCAACAGCATTACCCGCTTGCCTTCCCGCCCAAGAACACCACCCCGGTGTACCCCCTGAATCCTGGCATTGAAAACGAACTCAAGCACGGCCTGGCCGTGCGGCAGATTGAAGCCTCCGAGGATGAAATCCAGCTGGTGCTGGCCCACTGGTGTGGCCAGAAGTTCTACTTGAAGGCCTTTGAAAACCAGACCTTCCGCGTCGACCTGACAGGGTTCGAGACGTTCCCGCTCACACAGGAGGAAAAGGAGCGGGCGTTTGAACGCAAAAAAAATCTGCTGAAGAAGAGGGCCCAGGCATGAGCTGCAGCCTGGATGACGTCAACCTCATCATTGTCCACCAGGGGCAGAAGCGTTATTGGGCAGGGGTCAAGACCTGTGGCCATATCCTGATGGACGAACGCCTGGGGTTGTGGGCAGATAACCCGGAACCGGATCTGTCGTGGATCTCGAAGTCGACCTGGGGAGAAATGCTGGAGGCCATTGAGACACCGTTGGTAGAGCCGGTGTATGGGAGCATCACGGTCGATTTCGATGCGAAGCACATCATCGATCGCTCAGGCTTCGGCCTTTTTTTCGACTTGAACCTGTCCTGGCTGGCCTTGACCTGGCGCCTCCCCCGAGAAGCCCCAGTCACCAAGAAATCCTTGCGGGGGCATTTGCGAGCAGGGCGCGTGCAGTTGATCGAAGCGTGCGACTTGCGTGATGCTTGCCGGACAGGCGAAGTATTTCCCGCCCTCCTGCCGAAAGCCGAGGCGTTTGCCGAGGACAAGCTGGCTATTGGCTCCTGGTATGCACGGTTCAAGCTACCAGAGGGATGGGTGTACTGCGCAGCAGTAGAGGATGACGGCGTCGCGGGCTAAAGCCCAAGATCCAGGGCCAGCGCTTCGACCACCAGGTCGCTCTGCATGTGCTGCACGAATCGGGGCTCTCGGGTCAGCTTGTAGAGCTTGAGCAGGGTGGCGTCATTGAAGGGGCTTGGGTCAAGACTGGAAAGGTCGTGGCGCATCAGCAGTGTCCCGCACCAGGCCTGGTGCAATTCACGCCACGACCTTTGCTTGAGTGAGGCGGGGATGCGATCGAGGTAAAGCCCTACGGCTTGCTCTGCCGGCACCGCCTGGCCATCCATGGGTTTGCCTGACAAGACGCTTACGACTGCACGTTCGAGCCGTACGCCCAAGTCCAGCAGCATGTCCTGGTACTCCCTGAACAAGGGGAAGCCGTCCTTCATGCGAAAAAGGGTGTGGTAGTTGTATTTGAAGGCGAGAATATTTTTGAAGGCGAGGGTCGCTACAGCCTCATCGATCCAGTCATTGGTCAGCACTGAGTCTCTAACTGCGCGATACCGTCGCGCCGAACTTCAACCGCTGAGAGCGGGCTACGCAGAATCAGGTTGTCCAGGTGGCGCAGGGCACAGGCTACATCGTCAATGCTGTTCACTTAAAGCTCCTTTGGCGCAGTGCTCATATTGTACTGATGCCCTGGTATCCCGAGTGAAGGGCACCTTAAACAAAAACGAAACAAGAGTTTCGTTTTCATGGGTTTTTCGCCTTGTTTGCGAAGATTCGAAGCAGGAGCTTAGTTTTTGATTTCCTGCAGCTGTATTGGAACAGCCCTGAACCCTGGCTCTGCATGCACCAATTCAATGGTCAGCACGCCATCAGACAAAACTGCTGTGATGTCACGAATCACCTTGGCAGAGGCGTACTCGATATCCGCATTCCCCATTCGGTAGGAGCGGGCCTTGCCCATATTGGCACTTTCCGTGAGCAGGCAGGTTAACTGCATGGACAAATAGCCATAGTGCTCATGCGCATATCGAGACATGCTGCCATTGAGCGCATCATCTTCGTTAAAGCCCGGCAGGGACATAAGCCAGGTGCGCAACATTTCACGGGCATGCTCACTCAGGATTTGGTTATGCGATAATGCGACATAGCCATCGAGTGTAAGGAATTTGCGATAGGAAGTAATGTTGAGCTCCAGTTCCCCTTTATCGCGAAGCTCAACGAGGGCGGCATGAAGCGGTTTGGCCATGGTCATGGCGCGTGAAGACCACAGATCTCCCTCCTCAGCGCCCTCATTCGAGCTCCCTAGCCAGGCTTTTACCCAGACATTTAGGTCATTTGCCGAGCAGCTGCTCCAGCGCAAGTGCGCCAGTTCTTGTGCCTGCTCCTCGCGGAGTTCTGGCCTGATACCTTGCAAGTACAGCCTCAGATTTTCGATCAAGAACCCCTTTGAAAACGCCTCTACCGAAAAAAGCACCCTGGTACCATCGTGCCTGACGGAAAGTTCACTGGGATCCACGTCACCCAGAGGGATTTTCAGGCGGGTTGTGTTGCCCAGGGCGTGCACAGCAAATCGATCCGCCAGAGGATCTATTTCGTAATCCCGGAGGGAGAAGGGCTTCTTGGTGCCAGCGACCTCATCAAACAGGTCAACTACTGCCGTGGTGAGCAGCTCAAAACCTTTGCCTGCCTTGTAAAATGCATCGCGAATTGGGGACTTATTCATGGAAAGATCTCTCTTGTTTTTATGAGGGGATGTTTGAACGTGTGCCCAGCATCATCAGATCGCGACCCGTGGGTTGCTGGTGAACGGCTAGGCCGAATTCTGGCATGATTGCCAATATATGGTCAAAGATATCAGCCTGGATCTTCTCATACTCCGTCCAGACGGAAGTGTTGGTGAAGGCATAGATCTCAATGGGAAGTCC
The Pseudomonas sp. Leaf58 genome window above contains:
- a CDS encoding RNA-guided endonuclease TnpB family protein — protein: MADDTEKRKVSYKLYPSKQQEILLLELLRSHQQLYNAALQERTEAWQKCGKSISYADQCKSLTLIRQSLPEWTFANCSSQQMTLRKLDKAFQAFFRRIKAGETPGYPRFKSLQRYPGFSFKGHGDGWRFTPGADWKHGSLRIGGVGHIRCRGRARQGGRVCASDLLFRNGTWWLSLTVEPKLIERTRTSDAAVGIDWGVAQFLTIADEFGGHRVIENPRYHRCSAEYIAALQQAVSRKKRGSQRRKRAVKALGAARAQQSRQRLDFLHKVSASQAEHNALIAMEELQVRNMTRSAKGNLEAPGKNVAQKSGLNREILDTAPALFNQLIRYKVKETGGEFVDVPTRKAKPSQTCPACGQVVKKTLAERIHQCPCGHREPRDAASARVALNWALHGKPVAPIRCGTGRDGSC
- a CDS encoding KfrB domain-containing protein encodes the protein MKGYLPSVLMKPERSLKICVLNGSRQIEMVIDGQWVCLEVKPEAGLPRGIYQLADAKDPTQTRESAAYSSAIVHVNDRHVWQFSDDGIVKHARSLFKGEPKVGQPYDVSYEGGRGIAVDVPQQERAKHRVHTPESGLSLGR
- the tnpA gene encoding IS200/IS605 family transposase yields the protein MTQIHVNTLNHCAHSLNYHLVMVTKYRKKCLTGAMLDEFSQQARERCLAWGGEAKEINGEVDHVHLLIELPPSVAIADFVNALKTGTSRRLRNLFADHLAQFYQKPTLWSRSYFIASCGGAPLEVIKQYVQQQERPGH
- a CDS encoding ProQ/FINO family protein, producing the protein MLGPITAQRRKRKHERTLSLLSTIQQHYPLAFPPKNTTPVYPLNPGIENELKHGLAVRQIEASEDEIQLVLAHWCGQKFYLKAFENQTFRVDLTGFETFPLTQEEKERAFERKKNLLKKRAQA
- a CDS encoding DUF4031 domain-containing protein, whose amino-acid sequence is MTVYVDDMKAKFGNMVMCHMIADSDEELHAMADAIGVARRWHQAPPRHHSHYDIAQSKKAIAIKNGAVAITWAEAGAMCAMRRATGRLGTPEEATAWRTNRNTSEANAPTVPSAQDAQSAPGVTADLFG
- a CDS encoding molybdopterin-dependent oxidoreductase, with protein sequence MLDHQAIASLPQSRISADIHCVTSWTRLDSQWEGVLLTDLVAGLGIDERAPYVLLHCEDDYTVNVRLSDLLASQSMLAHTYDGAPISTEHGGPYRLVIPSLYFWKSPKWLRRIEFLQEKIPGYWEQRGDHDIGNPWREERYGPKQALPRPAEPTQSPPAPAPQDHSRWRRFVTWFNTYV